The nucleotide sequence tgctatcAGTACTGTGGGTCTGATTCTTTGGCACTCCCTCCCGGATATGATCAGAAAGACCCTCTCCCTGTTGAACCTCAAGGTACTTGACGAAGACCTTTCTTCGTCGTTTTAAAGTAAGTTATGCTCTGACTCTTTATGGGTCTAATGagctttctgtttgttttgaaCGCTGCTCTGTTTTTGATTGATGGGTTATTTTACTGATCgctctgtaaactgctttgtcaCCACCTATGGTGGAAAGCTGCCCTTGAATAttgaaaataaatcaaataagCCAGATCAATCTAGTTCAACACCCCGATGCCTACGGGAAGACCCCAAGCAATAATCGAAATGCACGGTGGAAGAAATGGCTGCTGGAAGGATCTCCTTGTGCTGGTGACAGATTTCTAGGAGGCGGCTTCCTATGCGGTTGGGGGGGGCGATGGTAGAAGAGGCTTCTTTATGAATGTTTCAGGAGGCCAGTTGCTAAGTCGAATGATTCTTGACAAGTGAGGCAGTAAATGCTGCCAGTTTAATGAGCTGCAAGTTTCAGAGCCCCTCTTTAGGGAGCTGACACTTTCCCACAGAGCGTTTTACATGGGCCCAGCTACCTCACAATGGGCGACAGCGCCGTGACCAATTGCCACTTTCACTTTACTCATCCACACGCGACCTCACCACCATTTTTCACTGTGCCGATGAACTTTAGGAACCATTTTGGGCTGAAAGGGCCGGGCCAGGGGTCACTTGCCCTTTTGTTCGGCCATAAAGCGGGTTTCTGTGCGCAGATCTTTTCTCCTGTCTCGCATTCCGCGAGGATTTCTGGACACCATTTAAAGCACTTGACTGAAAAATAAAGCAGTGAATGAAACTGACTTTTATAGACTCATTCTAGCTCATCTTCCCATATAACCCTGTCTACCTGAAAAGGGATTTAGTGAGCTGAGCCGAGCGCATACAGGGACCCACTGAATACACTGGGCCCATTATCAACTGCGGCAATTGTTTATTAACCAGGACTGATACACTACTATTTTGGAAGTGACCTATTAATTGTCCATTTAACTAGAGCGTATTGAATTGCAATGGAAAAAATGGAAACCATGACGAAATCCTTTACTCGCTCCTTCAAGGTGGTCTCTGCCACAAAGGCAAATGAAGATTGTTCCACAGATTAAGGAGACATTTATCACCATATACTAGAATGCAAAGGAgaagcttccccccccaaaagtattTGGTACCATATTAGCGTTTGTGTCAACATGGTATTACACCCTTCAAGGGTGGAGTTCAGCTGCACAAGGCCTGCAAGCTTATTGCAGCTGATTTGTCCTGACAAAACCATTGTGATCTATAGGTGAGCTTATTCTTCTGCCTTACAGTAGATCGGGGGTGAGGGGTGGGAATCCATAAAGTTCTTTATCACAATGTGGCCATTGCTCAGAATGCAAGATCTGATTTAaacttgtggttttgttttatttatttattttgtagtggTTAGCTCTAacgcaggcacccccaaactcagacctccagatgttttgggactacaactcccatcatccctagctatcaggaccagtggtcagggatgatgggaattgtagtcccaaaacatctggagggccaagcttgGGGATGCATGCTCTAACTTGATCAGTCCTATATCTCCTGTTAAAACAGGTTAGATGTTCTGTTTGTCTGAACCAATCAGAGATTATAGGAATCTTGTGAGTTATCCAGAGTTTTCCAGAAGGCTGTGGCCTTTACTGGACCAGTATTCTGATCACACACACTTAGGAAAGGGATGTAACTGAATGGCTGAGCATTTCCTTTTCACATAGAACATCTGGGTTCAATTGCTGTAGGATGAGATGTAATATTTAAGGACAGATGCGTTGCATGGGCTTTATCTGCAGCAGTTTATTGTGCTGCACCAGCATCTCTGAAACATAGCGTTATGGGAACTCTTTGAAATCGGCCTGTCAAGTTATATGcaggattcccaccccacccctcaaaaatctGGCTAATTGGATTAATGACACTAATGTGCGCTGCTCCGTTTTTCTTGCTGCAGGACAGGAAAGTGTTTTGCCTCTTCTAACCCAGGATTCCCGATCCCGGAGAGGCATTTTAAGAAGAGCTGTTTTTTCTGAAGATCAAAGAAAAGCTTTGGAGAAAATGTTCCAGAAGCAGAAATACATTAGCAAAACAGACAGGAAGAAACTGGCCCTCAATCTGGGTCTCAAGGAGTCACAGGTACAGAGAGATTTGGTACCTCATCAGCTGTGTTCTTCTGAGCCTCTTTTCTGTTCCTTGTTTGAGCAGAAGTATATCAGGGGTTTGTTAACCCCCTAAAGTGGAGTTCATGTTGGTACGTAGCGGTGGCTTTTGGGTTAGGCTCAAGAGAGGGGAATGAAAAACTTAATATGGTAGGTGGAATTGTCTTAAGAAATCAACAATAACAGTGTCAAATTACCCCATCAACAGGTCaaaatctggtttcaaaatcgAAGGATGAAATGGCGAAActccaaagaaaaagaagtgctgtcGAACAGATGCCTGCCGGAGGAAGGTCTTCAAGAGACCTACCTTTCCAAATCTTTGAATTTTACCTCCTCGCCATGTCCTGTTTGGGAAATAGCTCAACAGCAGTCAGGTCCAAGATGGCAGAGCCTCCCAGAACATTCAGAGAGACAGAACGGCAGAAGCGACTTGCAGATACCTAGAAGAGCAAACTCCTCTCCTGATACATTACATTTGTTTCGAGAACAAGACAGCACAGAGAAGGACGTTGTATcgtatggggtgggggggaactgaTGGAGCAAAATGATAACTGACCATTGATTGAGGATGATCTCTCCCACAAGACTAACTGTATTTTATATGGACACTGCATTAGTTTCTATACTCCGCCATTTGCTAAAACAAAAATGTAACACGGTCATGTTGGCAAAAACTAATGCTGTAAGAAAGATTCCCTAGTCAGTCTTCTTCCCTCATATGTGCCTTCTGGCCTTGAACAGTACTTGTAAGTGAAGTAGGAAGGAACTGATG is from Lacerta agilis isolate rLacAgi1 chromosome 10, rLacAgi1.pri, whole genome shotgun sequence and encodes:
- the DBX2 gene encoding homeobox protein DBX2 translates to MLPGALAWPCGSSAGLLSLPATPGFGNFGKSFLIENLLRTGGGAAPQQGPADLPTAPVPLKLCPAAAAQISSPWPFPAPGASTVDREGSFAPAATAFLKPFFLRAPPVYSTCCGGSCQHPASPTAFPRQESVLPLLTQDSRSRRGILRRAVFSEDQRKALEKMFQKQKYISKTDRKKLALNLGLKESQVKIWFQNRRMKWRNSKEKEVLSNRCLPEEGLQETYLSKSLNFTSSPCPVWEIAQQQSGPRWQSLPEHSERQNGRSDLQIPRRANSSPDTLHLFREQDSTEKDVVSYGVGGN